The Verrucomicrobiota bacterium nucleotide sequence CCGCATTTTGCGCAACTTGCTCGGCCTGGATCCTGACCTCGCCGGAACCGCCTTGCGCGAGCCGGCCATCGTCATCAGCCACGATCTGGCCCCCTCCACCACGGCGTCGCTCAACAACACCTTGCTCCTCGGCCTGGCCACCGACACGGGAGGAAAAACGTCGCACACCGCAATTCTGGCGCGGTCACTCAAAATTCCGGCCGTGGTCGGATTGAAACATGTTTCGGAGGAGATTCATTCCGGCCTGCAAGTGCTCATCGACGGCTATAACGGTTTGGTCATCGTCAATCCCACGGACCAAACCCTCTTCGAATACGGCCAAGTCGTGCGCAAGCAAGCCAGTCTGCACGAACGACTGGATTCCATCCGGCAATCCGCCGCCGTAACCCTGGACGGCACCCGCGTCACACTCTCGGCGAATATCGAATCCGCGGACAACATTGAGGCGGTCCAGTCCTCCGGCTCGGAGGGGGTCGGTTTGTTTCGCACCGAGTACTTGTTCATCAATCGGGAAAACCTTCCCACGGAGGAGGAGCAATTCGAATCGTACAGCAAGGTCGCCGCCGCCTTGCAGCCCCAGCCGGTGATTGTGCGGACCCTGGACATCGGAGGAGACAAGCTCCTTTCCCATTCGAAGATGTCCCAGGACTTGAACCCCTTTCTGGGCTGGCGTGCCATTCGATTTTGCCTGCAAGAGCGTGACATCTTCAAACAGCAGCTTCGCGCCATCCTGCGAGCCAGCACGTTCGGCAACGTGAAGCTCATGTACCCCATGATCTCGGGTCTGGAAGAATTCCAGCAGGCCAGCGAGATCCTCGAGGAATGCAAGCGGGAGTTGACGGAGCGAGGGCAAACTTTCAACCCCCAACTCGAAGTGGGCGTCATGATCGAAGTGCCCTCCGCGGTCATGATTGCCGATGCGCTGGCCAGGCGCGTCAAATTCTTCAGCCTCGGCACGAACGACTTGATCCAGTACTCACTGGCCGCCGATCGCTTGAATGAACGCATCGCGCACTTGTACGAGCCCACGCATCCCGCCATCCTGCGGTTGATGGCGCATACCATCGGTGCGGCCCACAAGGCCGGCATCTGGGTGGGTGTCTGCGGGGAAATGGCCGGAGATCCCCTGCTCACGCCGCTCTTGCTGGCGCTCGGCGTGGACGAATTGAGCGCCTCACCCTCCTCCGTTCCGAGCGTGAAGTATCTCGTCCGGCGTTTGAAAGCGTCGGATTTCAAGCCTCTCGCCGAATTCGCCTTGAATTGCGAATCCGGCACGGAGATTTTAGCCCGCTCCGAGTCGATGGCTCGGCTGAGCGCGCCCGAATTGTTCCAGAATCAGAAATGACCCTATGAAAGTTGTCGTGCTGGCCGCGGGATATGCGACGCGCTTGTACCCGCTCACGCTGACCCAGCCCAAGCCTTTGCTGCTTGTGGCCGGCAAGCCCATGGTCGAATACGTGATGGACAATCTCGCACCCATCGGAGGCATCGAGAGGCTTTACATCGTCACCAACGCCAAATTCGCTCGGCAATTCGAAAAGT carries:
- the ptsP gene encoding phosphoenolpyruvate--protein phosphotransferase, with translation MPLHAQKAERVFRGIPASPGIARGLSLFLAHGEESAAPRSISEQEVLGERHRFEQALHRTREQIVAVQRRVEETMGGSSAGIFDAHLLLLEDPTLLGEVNKHIEGRRLNAEAVLQGVGERYSQAMASAEDEYLSERAHDLRDVVSRILRNLLGLDPDLAGTALREPAIVISHDLAPSTTASLNNTLLLGLATDTGGKTSHTAILARSLKIPAVVGLKHVSEEIHSGLQVLIDGYNGLVIVNPTDQTLFEYGQVVRKQASLHERLDSIRQSAAVTLDGTRVTLSANIESADNIEAVQSSGSEGVGLFRTEYLFINRENLPTEEEQFESYSKVAAALQPQPVIVRTLDIGGDKLLSHSKMSQDLNPFLGWRAIRFCLQERDIFKQQLRAILRASTFGNVKLMYPMISGLEEFQQASEILEECKRELTERGQTFNPQLEVGVMIEVPSAVMIADALARRVKFFSLGTNDLIQYSLAADRLNERIAHLYEPTHPAILRLMAHTIGAAHKAGIWVGVCGEMAGDPLLTPLLLALGVDELSASPSSVPSVKYLVRRLKASDFKPLAEFALNCESGTEILARSESMARLSAPELFQNQK